A stretch of Lepisosteus oculatus isolate fLepOcu1 chromosome 11, fLepOcu1.hap2, whole genome shotgun sequence DNA encodes these proteins:
- the hnrnph1l gene encoding heterogeneous nuclear ribonucleoprotein H1, like isoform X8, which translates to MAEGEGFVVRVRGLPWSCSVEEVQRFFSDCKIANDSNGIHFTYTREGRPSGEAFVELETDEDLKIAVKKDRETMGHRYVEVFKSNNVEMDWVLKHTGPNCPESAGDGLVRLRGLPFGCSKEEIVQFFSGLEIVPNGITLPVDFQGRSTGEAFVQFASQDIAEKALKKHKERIGHRYIEIFKSSRAEVRTHYEPPRKAMGMQRPGPYDRPGGGRGYTNMGRGGSFDRMRRGGYGGGYGSYDDYNGYSDGYGFGSDQRFGRGVSDGRYGDGSSTFQSTTGHCVHMRGLPYRATETDIYNFFSPLNPVRVHIEIGPDGRVTGEADVEFATHEDAVAAMSKDKANMQHRYVELFLNSTAGGNNGAYGSQMMGAMANQSTYGPSNQQMGGGYTGGYSSQASIGGYGNQSGMSSSYYGSGNRGSMGMNGMGGMSNSMNMSGGWGM; encoded by the exons ATGGCTGAAGGCGAGGGATTCGTGGTGCGCGTTCGGGGGCTGCCCTGGTCGTGCTCGGTCGAAGAGGTCCAGAGGTTTTTCTCAG ATTGCAAAATTGCGAACGATTCGAATGGCATCCACTTCACCTACACCAGAGAGGGCAGGCCAAGTGGAGAAGCGTTTGTAGAGCTGGAGACGGATGAGGACTTGAAAATTGCCGTTAAGAAAGATAGGGAGACGATGGGACACAGATACGTTGAAG tgTTCAAATCAAATAATGTTGAAATGGACTGGGTTCTGAAACACACTGGTCCCAACTGCCCTGAGTCTGCTGGGGATGGACTGGTGCGACTCAGAGGGCTTCCCTTTGGCTGCAGCAAAGAAGAAATAGTTCAGTTTTTCTCAG GGTTGGAAATCGTGCCAAATGGGATAACATTGCCGGTGGACTTCCAGGGGAGGAGTACGGGGGAGGCCTTCGTGCAGTTTGCTTCACAGGATATAGCTGAAAAGGCTCTAAAGAAACACAAGGAAAGAATAGGGCACAG GTATATTGAGATTTTCAAGAGCAGCCGGGCGGAGGTCCGTACCCACTATGAGCCTCCGCGCAAGGCCATGGGCATGCAGCGCCCTGGGCCCTACGACCGGCCGGGGGGCGGGAGGGGCTACACCAACATGGGCCGCGGCGGCTCGTTCGACCGGATGCGCCGGGGAGGCTACGGCGGCG GCTATGGTAGTTATGATGACTACAATGGATACAGTGATGGCTATGGTTTTGGCTCCGACCAGCGGTTTGGACGAG GGGTGTCGGACGGCCGCTATGGCGATGGGAGTTCCACATTCCAGAGCACGACGGGCCACTGCGTGCACATGAGGGGTCTGCCCTACAGGGCCACAGAGACCGACATCTACAAC TTTTTTTCCCCGCTGAACCCAGTGAGAGTTCACATCGAGATTGGCCCGGATGGCCGAGTGACAGGAGAGGCTGATGTGGAGTTTGCAACACATGAGGATGCTGTGGCTGCCATGTCTAAAGACAAAGCAAACATGC AACACCGCTATGTAGAGCTGTTCCTGAATTCCACAGCTGGGGGTAATAATGGAGCTTATGGAAGCCAGATGATGGGGGCAATGG CAAACCAGTCTACTTACGGCCCCAGTAACCAGCAGATGGGCGGCGGATACACAGGGGGCTACAGCAGCCAAGCAAGTATTGGCGGCTACG GTAATCAAAGTGGGATGAGCAGCAGCTACTACGGAAGTGGAAACCGCGGCTCCATGGGGATGAACGGGATGGGCGGAATGTCGAACAGCATGAACATGAGCGGAGGGTGGGGAATGTAA